In the Apteryx mantelli isolate bAptMan1 chromosome 1, bAptMan1.hap1, whole genome shotgun sequence genome, one interval contains:
- the LOC136990977 gene encoding olfactory receptor 52Z1P-like: MADVNHTAFRPGTFLLVGIPGLEKFHLWISLPFFSMYIFALLGNLVLLFTIVREQSLHKPMYLFLSALTLADLLLSTTTVPRMLAIFWFRVRDISFGACIAQIFFVHSIFIAESGILVAMAFDRYVAICNPLRYVTLLTHSVIWRIELAAVVRSLCMVLPGIHLVLRLSYCKNRVIPHSYCEHMGVARLACTSIKVNVVYGLTVALLSAGIDVVFIAVSYGLILRAVFQLPSAGARRKAMSTCGSHLCIIFLFYTPAFFSFFTHRFGGHSIPRHVHILLACLYVVVPPMLNPIIYGVNSKQIRETVMSMLSWMGSQRN, translated from the coding sequence atggcagacgtcaatcacacagccttccggccaggaacattcctccttgttggcatcccaggcctggagaagtttcacctctggatttctctccccttcttctccatgtatatttttgcccttctaggcaacttagtcttgctatttaccatagtgagagaacaaagcctccacaagcctatgtaccttttcctttctgcattaacactagcagacttgctcttatctaccactacagtgcccaggatgttagctattttctggttcagagtgaGGGACATTTCTTTTGGTGCATGCATTGCTCAGATATTTTTCGTTCATTCTATTTTTATTGCAGAGTCAGGaattctggtggccatggcctttgatcggtatgttgccatctgcaaccccctgagatatgtgactttattgacccactcagtcatatggagaatagagctggcagctgttgtcagaagcCTCTGCATGGTCCTCCCAGGTATTCATCTGGTTCTAAGGCTGTCCTACTGCAAAAACCGCGTTATCCCTCATTCATACTGCGAGCACATGGGTGTAGCCAGACTGGCCTGCACAAGTATAAAAGTCAATGTTGTGTATGGTTTAACCGTTGCCCTGCTGTCGGCAGGGATAGATGTAGtgttcattgctgtgtcttatggactgattctcagggctgtcttccagctgccctccgcAGGCGCCCGTCGCAAAGCTATGAGCACCTGCGGCTCCCACCTGTGCATCATCTTCCTGTTCTACACGCCGgcgttcttctcctttttcacacATCGgtttggtggccacagcatcccccgccacgtccacatcctgctggcctgtctctacgtagtggttccccccatgctaaatcccaTCATTTATGGAGTAAACAGCAAGcagattcgtgagacagtaatgtccatgttgtcttggatgggaagccagagaaactga